A section of the Verrucomicrobiia bacterium genome encodes:
- a CDS encoding UvrD-helicase domain-containing protein, which translates to MRFYADLHIHSKYSRATSRDCDLEHLTYWGRKKGITVIGTGDFTHPAWIAEIKEKLVPAEPGFFRLKDDFEDEIMKKLPPVCRGTTRFMLSVEVSTIYKKGDKTRKVHHLIYAPTVEKAEAINRALARIGNIRSDGRPILGLDSRHLLEIVLEAGEDCFLVPAHIWTPWFSVLGSKSGFDAVSDCYGDLAPHIFAVETGLSSDPEMNRRVSSLDGYRLISNSDAHSPQKLGREACYFDCGLDYFSLRRALETGQGYGGTVEFFPEEGKYHMDGHRACQVRFTPEESRKHNGICPECRKPLTLGVMYRVEELADRTEQETKDKSGEFKSLIPLPEMIAETLSVGPASKAVCRDYENMVSDLGAELDILSDLPLDQIRKKSSSLITEAIARMRDGRVIREAGYDGEYGRIKLFREDELKTHGGASVLFDVPEAQPAARKEKTQRPDTFQILPTAPKPPKARPSSPEGGLDPEQTAAVRAVSGPLLIVAGPGSGKTRVLTHRIAHLIQNCGAAPEACLALTFSRRAAGEIKSRLESLLGQTGRRVPVMTFHGLGYKILEENRSAAGLDRGFTLAREEDLTSLLAEHLSLKEAQALRLLREISKARREDKSTDADVKAGMEILEKEKALRGLVDFDDLLLYPLRLFQEDPGLEARAREQYRWILIDEYQDIDPLQYRLARHLAPRNGNVCAIGDPDQAIYGFRGSDVRFFLKFAEDFEGAAEIRLKRNYRSGVSILSASSQMILPASLVPGRGAEALLDDPGKVLIHHAPTDKSEAEFIVEQIEKMIGALTFFSMDSGRSEGQTEKEHSFSDFAVLYRTEQQVPPLEEALLRSGIPFQRRSHRPLHENPLAAALLSAAEEEEATLSLGAALRRGAGKIAGQEALEALFKDPVFLRLDEIARACGSDRPRFFSEARMAADVDAWDERADAVSLMTLHAAKGLEFPVVFIAGCEEGVLPMKWSAEMPREELAEERRLFYVGMTRAKERLFLSGAAKRLWQGKIREQEPSSFLKDIEQKLLERIERQALRKPATSPQLDLL; encoded by the coding sequence AGAAAAACTCGTTCCCGCGGAACCCGGCTTTTTCCGCCTCAAAGACGATTTCGAAGACGAAATCATGAAGAAGCTGCCGCCCGTCTGCCGCGGCACCACACGCTTCATGCTCTCGGTGGAAGTCTCCACTATTTATAAGAAGGGCGACAAAACGCGCAAGGTGCACCACCTGATCTACGCGCCGACCGTGGAAAAGGCCGAGGCCATCAACCGCGCGCTGGCCCGCATCGGCAACATCCGCTCGGACGGCCGCCCCATCCTGGGCCTCGACTCCCGGCACCTTCTGGAAATCGTGCTCGAGGCCGGTGAAGATTGTTTTCTGGTTCCCGCGCATATCTGGACGCCGTGGTTTTCCGTGCTGGGCTCCAAATCCGGCTTCGACGCCGTTTCCGACTGCTACGGCGACCTGGCGCCGCATATCTTTGCCGTCGAGACCGGTCTTTCGTCCGATCCGGAAATGAACCGCCGCGTTTCCAGCCTGGATGGCTATCGCCTGATTTCCAATTCCGACGCGCATTCGCCGCAAAAACTGGGGCGCGAGGCCTGTTACTTCGATTGCGGGCTGGATTATTTTTCCCTGCGCCGCGCGCTCGAAACCGGCCAGGGCTACGGCGGCACCGTGGAATTTTTTCCCGAGGAAGGGAAATACCACATGGACGGCCACCGCGCCTGCCAGGTGCGGTTCACGCCCGAGGAAAGCCGGAAGCACAACGGCATCTGCCCGGAATGCCGGAAGCCGCTGACACTCGGCGTCATGTACCGCGTCGAAGAACTCGCCGACCGCACGGAACAGGAAACCAAGGACAAAAGCGGCGAATTCAAAAGCCTGATTCCCCTTCCGGAGATGATTGCGGAAACGCTTTCCGTGGGGCCTGCGAGCAAGGCCGTGTGCCGGGATTACGAAAATATGGTCTCGGACCTCGGCGCGGAACTGGACATCCTGAGCGACCTGCCGCTCGACCAGATCCGCAAAAAATCCTCATCGCTCATCACCGAGGCGATCGCGAGAATGCGCGACGGCCGCGTGATCCGCGAGGCCGGCTACGACGGCGAATACGGCCGCATCAAATTATTCCGCGAAGACGAATTGAAAACACACGGCGGCGCCAGCGTCCTGTTCGATGTGCCGGAAGCGCAGCCCGCCGCGCGGAAAGAAAAAACCCAACGGCCCGACACCTTCCAGATTCTTCCCACCGCGCCGAAACCGCCGAAGGCCCGCCCGTCTTCCCCGGAAGGCGGACTTGATCCCGAACAAACCGCGGCCGTGCGGGCTGTCTCCGGCCCGCTTCTCATCGTCGCGGGCCCGGGCTCCGGCAAAACGCGCGTGCTCACGCACCGCATTGCCCATCTGATCCAAAACTGCGGGGCCGCGCCCGAAGCCTGTCTCGCGCTCACCTTCAGCCGGCGCGCGGCCGGGGAAATCAAGTCGCGGCTCGAAAGCCTGCTCGGCCAAACGGGACGGCGCGTTCCGGTCATGACCTTTCACGGGCTCGGCTATAAAATCCTGGAAGAAAACCGGAGCGCGGCCGGGCTTGACCGCGGGTTCACGCTCGCGCGCGAGGAAGACCTTACATCCCTGCTCGCGGAACATCTGTCTTTAAAGGAAGCTCAGGCCTTGCGCCTTTTGCGCGAGATTTCAAAAGCGCGGCGTGAAGACAAATCAACAGATGCAGACGTGAAGGCCGGCATGGAAATCCTCGAAAAAGAAAAGGCCCTGCGCGGGCTCGTCGACTTCGACGACCTGCTCCTTTATCCCCTGCGGCTTTTTCAAGAAGATCCGGGCCTCGAAGCGCGCGCCCGCGAACAGTACCGCTGGATCCTGATCGACGAGTATCAGGACATCGATCCGCTGCAATACCGCCTGGCGCGACACCTCGCGCCGCGAAACGGCAACGTCTGCGCGATCGGCGATCCGGACCAGGCCATTTACGGGTTCCGCGGCTCGGACGTGCGTTTCTTCCTGAAGTTCGCAGAGGATTTCGAAGGCGCGGCCGAAATCCGCCTGAAGCGCAATTACCGTTCGGGCGTTTCGATCCTGTCCGCCTCGTCGCAGATGATTCTTCCCGCCTCGCTTGTGCCCGGACGCGGAGCCGAGGCGCTGCTCGACGATCCGGGAAAAGTTCTGATCCACCACGCGCCGACCGACAAGTCCGAAGCGGAATTCATCGTGGAGCAGATCGAAAAAATGATCGGCGCCCTTACCTTCTTTTCCATGGACAGCGGACGCTCCGAAGGCCAGACCGAAAAAGAGCATTCCTTTTCCGATTTCGCCGTGCTCTACCGCACGGAGCAGCAGGTCCCGCCGCTCGAAGAGGCGCTCCTGCGCTCGGGCATTCCATTCCAGCGCCGCTCGCATCGTCCGCTCCATGAAAACCCGCTGGCCGCCGCCCTGCTGTCCGCGGCCGAAGAGGAAGAAGCAACCCTGTCTCTCGGCGCAGCTCTCCGCCGAGGCGCCGGAAAAATCGCAGGGCAGGAAGCGCTCGAAGCTCTTTTTAAGGATCCGGTTTTTCTGAGGCTGGACGAGATCGCGCGCGCCTGCGGGTCGGACCGGCCGCGTTTTTTTTCGGAAGCGCGCATGGCCGCGGACGTGGACGCCTGGGACGAGCGCGCGGACGCGGTATCGCTGATGACGCTTCATGCCGCCAAAGGGCTGGAGTTTCCCGTGGTCTTCATCGCGGGCTGCGAGGAAGGCGTGCTGCCGATGAAATGGAGCGCTGAGATGCCGCGAGAGGAGCTCGCGGAAGAGCGGCGCCTTTTTTATGTGGGCATGACGCGAGCCAAAGAACGGCTTTTTCTTTCCGGGGCGGCCAAACGGCTCTGGCAGGGAAAAATCCGGGAGCAGGAACCTTCTTCGTTTCTGAAAGACATCGAGCAAAAATTGCTCGAACGCATCGAACGCCAGGCGCTCAGGAAGCCGGCGACTTCGCCTCAGCTCGATCTTCTGTAG
- a CDS encoding beta-galactosidase codes for MKKTALFLALILAFPAVPARAQETLKIGTTYSIHQSEYLDMDWKETYLALLEFHFDVIRLGTYWNRIEKDEGVLDFEYLDWQIAEAKKRHIPVLLTLGMKAPRWPEYYIPDWVLKHIKLKFGQDVSESAYLREKALHFVSVVVERYKDEDIVQYWQVENEGLDRAGRNYWWIGKAFIQEEIALVRQLDPKKRPIIVSSATYPNRFLNFLARFFAKNDPISDALEISDILGINVYPAVGHKMAWKKIYFWTTPTERNSYFSELLARAKAVGKKVWIMELQAEPWEPGELVHVGKERPPTGWPESVRESFAEFQKIGFHTILLWGGEYWLYRLVQHQDENWWDMVMDFFKSKEDKEKEEKAEAEKKENTLAAVKKDVAEHVAEKKATEDRAEAKSPAS; via the coding sequence ATGAAAAAAACGGCCCTTTTCCTGGCGCTGATTCTCGCTTTTCCTGCCGTTCCGGCGCGGGCCCAGGAAACCCTGAAGATCGGCACGACCTACAGCATCCACCAGAGCGAATACCTGGACATGGACTGGAAGGAGACTTACCTCGCGCTCCTCGAATTCCATTTCGACGTGATCCGGCTGGGCACTTACTGGAACCGCATCGAAAAAGACGAAGGAGTCCTCGATTTCGAATACCTGGACTGGCAGATTGCCGAGGCGAAAAAACGCCACATCCCCGTCCTCCTCACGCTCGGCATGAAGGCGCCGCGCTGGCCGGAATATTACATCCCGGACTGGGTCCTGAAGCATATCAAGCTGAAGTTCGGGCAGGACGTGTCGGAGAGCGCTTACCTCCGGGAAAAGGCGCTCCATTTCGTCAGCGTTGTGGTCGAGCGCTATAAAGACGAAGATATCGTGCAATACTGGCAGGTGGAAAACGAAGGCCTCGACCGCGCGGGCCGGAACTACTGGTGGATCGGCAAGGCGTTCATCCAGGAAGAGATCGCGCTCGTGCGCCAGCTCGATCCCAAGAAGCGCCCCATCATCGTCAGCTCCGCCACTTACCCCAACCGCTTCCTTAATTTTCTCGCGCGCTTTTTCGCCAAGAACGACCCGATCTCGGATGCCCTCGAGATTTCCGACATTCTCGGCATCAACGTCTATCCCGCGGTTGGCCACAAGATGGCGTGGAAAAAAATCTATTTCTGGACCACGCCCACGGAACGGAATTCTTATTTTTCAGAGCTTCTGGCCCGCGCCAAGGCGGTCGGTAAGAAAGTCTGGATCATGGAGCTGCAGGCCGAGCCGTGGGAACCCGGAGAGCTCGTGCATGTGGGCAAGGAACGGCCGCCTACGGGCTGGCCCGAATCGGTCCGCGAAAGTTTTGCCGAGTTCCAGAAGATCGGTTTCCACACGATCCTGCTCTGGGGCGGGGAGTACTGGCTTTACCGGCTCGTGCAGCATCAGGACGAAAACTGGTGGGACATGGTCATGGATTTTTTCAAATCCAAGGAAGATAAAGAGAAGGAAGAAAAAGCCGAGGCCGAGAAAAAAGAAAACACGCTCGCGGCCGTGAAAAAAGATGTGGCCGAGCACGTCGCGGAAAAGAAAGCTACAGAAGATCGAGCTGAGGCGAAGTCGCCGGCTTCCTGA
- a CDS encoding glycosyltransferase family 2 protein: MNFDYSARGLKGGERKLQRFFETLPGATSWAILAGLLAVSFLKPVIAAVFVIAFVLFWLFRLFYMTLFLMISYFRLAAEANTDWMARVSGIDDLENYLQGSWRKAAGKGLHRAVSLWRHHNNLNRLRKSGSVPPRSEDILQLVIMPVIKETKEVLEPGIRSLAEGTFPPERIVVVIALEDRASAAVKQGVRELEAQYGMRFFHFRTVIHPQGVPGEARVKGANTTHASKEITAYFRERKIPLENIIVSCFDADTVVDKSYFACLTYQYLVCPDRERASFQPIPVYHNNIWNAPAFARILEMGSSFFQLIEATNPEKLVTFSSHSMSFKALVEIGYWPVDMISDDSSVFWKAFIHFDGDYRVVPLYVTLSMDVVDSGSWWKTVTYVYKQKRRWAWGVENFPIVMRAFMRSKKIRFYDKFRYAFKMFEGHISWATWAFILSFVGWLPAIFAGREFAHTVLYYSAPRITGIIFNLSASALIVSMIISLSLLPKKKLKYPVLQKIFFAAGWLLLPVIFIFLSALPALDAQTRLMLGKYMEEFWVTEKKR, translated from the coding sequence ATGAACTTCGATTATTCCGCACGCGGGCTTAAAGGCGGCGAAAGAAAGCTGCAGCGTTTTTTTGAAACGCTTCCCGGCGCTACGAGCTGGGCCATTCTGGCAGGCCTTCTCGCGGTCTCTTTCCTGAAGCCTGTCATTGCCGCCGTTTTCGTCATCGCGTTCGTGCTGTTCTGGCTGTTCCGGCTTTTTTATATGACGCTGTTCCTGATGATTTCTTATTTCCGGCTGGCGGCCGAAGCGAACACGGATTGGATGGCCCGCGTAAGCGGCATCGATGATCTGGAAAATTACCTGCAAGGGTCTTGGCGCAAGGCCGCGGGCAAAGGCCTGCACCGCGCCGTGTCGCTGTGGAGGCATCACAACAACTTGAACCGGCTGCGCAAGAGCGGCAGCGTGCCGCCGCGTTCCGAGGACATTCTCCAGCTCGTGATCATGCCGGTCATCAAAGAAACCAAAGAGGTGCTGGAGCCCGGCATCCGCAGCCTCGCCGAAGGCACGTTCCCTCCGGAGCGCATCGTGGTCGTGATCGCGCTCGAAGACCGCGCCTCCGCCGCGGTCAAACAAGGCGTGCGGGAGCTCGAGGCACAGTACGGCATGCGTTTTTTTCATTTCCGGACCGTCATCCACCCGCAGGGCGTGCCGGGCGAGGCCCGCGTCAAAGGCGCGAACACCACGCACGCGTCGAAAGAAATCACGGCCTATTTCCGCGAGCGCAAGATCCCGCTCGAAAACATCATCGTGTCCTGCTTCGACGCGGACACGGTCGTGGACAAGTCGTACTTCGCCTGCCTCACGTACCAGTACCTGGTCTGTCCGGACCGCGAGCGCGCGAGCTTCCAGCCCATCCCGGTCTATCACAACAACATCTGGAACGCGCCGGCCTTTGCCCGCATCCTGGAAATGGGCTCGTCTTTTTTCCAGCTGATCGAGGCCACCAATCCCGAGAAGCTTGTGACGTTCTCCAGCCACAGCATGAGCTTCAAGGCGCTGGTCGAGATCGGCTACTGGCCCGTCGACATGATCTCCGACGACTCGTCGGTTTTCTGGAAGGCGTTCATCCATTTCGACGGCGACTACCGCGTCGTGCCGCTGTACGTGACGCTGTCCATGGACGTCGTGGATTCGGGTTCGTGGTGGAAGACCGTGACCTACGTTTATAAGCAGAAAAGGCGCTGGGCCTGGGGCGTGGAAAATTTTCCGATCGTGATGCGCGCGTTCATGCGGTCGAAGAAGATCCGTTTTTACGACAAGTTCCGCTACGCCTTCAAGATGTTCGAGGGCCACATTTCCTGGGCCACGTGGGCCTTCATCCTCTCGTTCGTGGGCTGGCTGCCCGCCATTTTCGCGGGCCGGGAATTCGCACACACGGTCCTTTATTACAGCGCCCCGCGCATCACGGGCATCATCTTCAATCTCTCGGCCTCTGCGCTGATCGTGTCCATGATCATCAGCCTTTCCCTCCTGCCGAAAAAGAAATTGAAATACCCGGTACTCCAGAAAATATTTTTCGCGGCCGGATGGCTGCTGCTTCCGGTCATTTTCATTTTTTTGAGCGCGCTGCCCGCGCTGGACGCTCAGACGCGGCTCATGCTCGGCAAATACATGGAAGAATTCTGGGTCACGGAGAAAAAACGCTGA
- a CDS encoding PEGA domain-containing protein has product MILFRKIVFYIFLLLYLVTCPLLLLYAFGFIVKPGSEYRLIKTGLIYLSTVPAGAQVHLGPSRFTQKTPVMIRDLIPGNYSVRVDLPGHLPWIQTVPVAAEKASVLDYVLLLPSKWKRELLTRDSYAGLRAIPGTEMILLQRTDKLGGLVVYDFGEDKLKRLFARDSEYAAADLQRAYTFPEGNIVILQVQMPAGPRTLAIDLGKPDKAPKDLTLFFNAAPEKLAWDSSARNYLYNYHDSVLDRINLDDGEVKPGILKNLRGMGFSDDSIYAVRNDGLVIRTDENGKDLKFLLDDPVLAQSLFGDAGFFDIEAYHDQTVLFRGEKGELLSNRLPYRQVPGGVSGFEYDKKRKRLLVWQKNKIGILDFSRERVAGGEMFEKGPRLTWIFKDGDNIAQAFWVYEGSHVLFRDGSQVRLLDTETYETPVVHTVTGVKDKTDVYYSEDSGSLYYLDKDSAQLVSLEIFPKKAVINLPFPERREEVVLKEKNSE; this is encoded by the coding sequence GTGATTTTGTTCCGCAAGATTGTTTTCTACATCTTTCTCTTATTGTACCTCGTCACCTGCCCGCTGCTGCTCCTTTACGCTTTCGGATTCATCGTCAAGCCGGGCTCCGAATACCGGCTCATCAAAACCGGCCTCATTTATTTGTCGACCGTTCCGGCCGGCGCGCAGGTGCATCTGGGCCCGAGCCGCTTCACGCAGAAGACCCCGGTGATGATCCGTGATCTCATTCCGGGCAATTACTCGGTGCGCGTGGATCTTCCCGGACATCTGCCCTGGATCCAGACCGTGCCGGTCGCCGCGGAAAAGGCCTCGGTGCTGGATTACGTGCTGCTGCTTCCTTCCAAATGGAAAAGGGAGCTGCTGACGCGCGACTCCTACGCCGGCCTCAGGGCCATTCCCGGCACGGAAATGATTCTGCTGCAGCGTACCGACAAGCTCGGAGGCCTGGTCGTCTATGATTTCGGCGAGGACAAACTGAAGCGCCTGTTTGCCCGCGACTCGGAATACGCGGCGGCCGATCTCCAGCGCGCTTATACGTTCCCGGAAGGCAACATCGTGATTCTGCAGGTGCAGATGCCCGCCGGGCCCCGCACGCTCGCCATCGACCTCGGCAAACCGGACAAGGCGCCGAAAGATCTCACGCTTTTTTTCAACGCTGCACCGGAAAAACTGGCCTGGGATTCTTCGGCACGTAATTACCTCTATAACTATCACGACAGCGTACTGGACCGCATCAACCTCGATGACGGCGAGGTGAAACCCGGTATCCTGAAAAACCTGCGGGGAATGGGTTTTTCCGACGATTCTATTTATGCGGTGAGAAACGACGGCCTGGTGATCCGCACGGACGAAAACGGCAAGGACCTCAAATTTCTTCTGGACGATCCCGTCCTGGCGCAATCGCTTTTCGGTGATGCCGGCTTCTTCGACATCGAGGCCTATCACGACCAGACCGTGCTCTTCCGCGGCGAGAAAGGCGAGCTCTTGTCCAACCGGCTGCCTTACCGCCAGGTGCCGGGCGGGGTGTCGGGTTTCGAGTACGACAAAAAACGCAAGCGCCTGCTTGTCTGGCAGAAAAACAAGATCGGCATCCTGGATTTTTCGCGCGAACGCGTGGCCGGAGGCGAGATGTTCGAAAAGGGACCGCGCCTCACCTGGATTTTCAAGGACGGGGACAACATCGCGCAGGCGTTCTGGGTGTACGAAGGCTCGCATGTGCTGTTCCGGGACGGCAGCCAGGTTCGCCTGCTCGACACCGAAACCTACGAGACGCCCGTCGTGCATACGGTGACCGGCGTGAAGGACAAGACGGACGTTTATTATTCGGAAGACTCAGGCTCTCTGTATTACCTGGACAAGGACTCGGCGCAGCTCGTGTCGCTCGAGATTTTTCCGAAGAAAGCCGTCATCAACCTGCCTTTCCCAGAGAGAAGGGAAGAGGTCGTGCTCAAGGAGAAAAACTCCGAATGA
- a CDS encoding HTTM domain-containing protein — protein MQTLARIWDDFWFKESTGRSEAWFRVGYSFALLGDLIGMRSKVVLLFSNEGVHHATPLDVFYPPAAVLNLHAAWIVIVALLLLGVRTRLMSVLNFFLTTYFFSLRGYGASHVADWAHQAFGFCLIWQTSGRFLSVEKFWKKERDVRPLTLWPVRLTQITIGCIYFTSGISKVADPGWLAGTAFLDTLRTGHLSYFDLSWLPEHPVFHAINYAVMAWESLIPFLWFFPLARPWAVLTSFFFHAGIWLLVRVGWFTETMIGSLFIFIDDCFPPKNRTIVPPAAEAPLIPLVSWGWCKRACINVFLCFHLFAVGSAQIAYAGKTFDPYGSWWQYFKAYPLSVRVYVNNVCRLVYFNLWPSPIFFDPLKIINYRAFDASGRPASIPPFDENGRFVGGLRYAKEARLGLLLTRMGNYGLNEKQWNAFLRQLVAFYQKEHSHAYPSRLQIYRVEVFPKRAAEGNAPRTNIVPLAEVKVRETPQGPVFNVSLTGPSPVLPPGETWYRQGDLRDWLDKLTARYGIGF, from the coding sequence ATGCAAACCCTTGCCCGCATCTGGGACGACTTCTGGTTCAAAGAAAGCACGGGGCGCTCCGAGGCCTGGTTCCGCGTCGGCTACAGCTTCGCGCTTCTCGGCGACCTCATCGGAATGCGCTCGAAAGTGGTCCTGCTTTTTTCCAACGAAGGCGTGCATCACGCGACGCCTCTGGACGTTTTTTATCCTCCCGCAGCCGTGCTGAATCTTCACGCCGCGTGGATCGTGATCGTGGCCCTTTTGCTGTTGGGCGTCCGGACCCGCCTCATGTCGGTGTTGAACTTTTTCCTCACGACTTATTTTTTCAGTCTGCGCGGCTATGGCGCCTCCCACGTGGCGGATTGGGCGCATCAGGCCTTTGGCTTCTGCCTGATCTGGCAGACCTCCGGCCGCTTCCTGTCCGTAGAAAAATTCTGGAAAAAAGAACGCGACGTCCGGCCCCTCACGCTGTGGCCCGTCCGCCTCACGCAAATCACGATCGGCTGCATTTATTTTACCTCCGGCATCAGCAAGGTAGCGGATCCCGGATGGCTCGCGGGAACCGCCTTCCTGGACACTTTGAGAACCGGCCACCTTTCTTATTTTGATTTGAGCTGGCTGCCGGAGCATCCGGTTTTTCACGCCATCAATTATGCCGTGATGGCTTGGGAAAGCCTTATTCCCTTTCTGTGGTTTTTTCCGCTGGCGCGGCCCTGGGCGGTCCTCACTTCCTTTTTTTTCCACGCGGGGATTTGGCTGCTCGTTCGGGTGGGATGGTTTACGGAAACCATGATCGGGTCGCTTTTCATTTTTATCGACGACTGTTTTCCGCCAAAAAACCGGACGATCGTTCCCCCGGCAGCGGAAGCGCCGCTGATTCCGCTCGTCTCCTGGGGCTGGTGTAAGCGGGCCTGCATCAATGTCTTCCTTTGCTTTCATCTTTTCGCGGTGGGAAGCGCCCAGATCGCCTATGCGGGCAAGACCTTTGATCCTTACGGCTCGTGGTGGCAATATTTCAAGGCGTATCCGCTGTCCGTGCGCGTTTACGTCAACAACGTTTGCCGGCTGGTTTATTTCAATCTGTGGCCGAGCCCCATTTTCTTCGACCCGCTGAAAATCATCAACTACCGCGCTTTCGACGCAAGCGGCCGGCCGGCTTCCATTCCTCCTTTTGACGAAAACGGGCGTTTCGTCGGCGGCCTTCGCTATGCGAAGGAAGCCCGGCTGGGGCTGCTTCTGACCCGCATGGGAAATTACGGCCTGAACGAGAAACAATGGAACGCTTTCCTGCGCCAGCTCGTGGCCTTCTACCAGAAAGAGCATTCGCATGCTTATCCGTCGCGGCTCCAGATCTACCGCGTGGAAGTCTTTCCCAAGCGCGCCGCCGAGGGCAATGCCCCGCGGACCAACATCGTGCCTTTGGCGGAGGTCAAAGTTCGCGAAACTCCCCAAGGCCCAGTCTTCAACGTGTCGCTTACCGGACCGTCTCCGGTCCTTCCTCCGGGAGAAACCTGGTACCGGCAGGGCGACCTGAGGGATTGGCTCGACAAATTGACCGCGCGTTACGGGATTGGATTTTAA